One window from the genome of Equus quagga isolate Etosha38 chromosome 6, UCLA_HA_Equagga_1.0, whole genome shotgun sequence encodes:
- the LOC124240579 gene encoding interferon alpha-2-like, producing the protein MALPVSVLLALVMLGTSPACPLGCDPPLRQGNQETITLLSQMERISIVSCLKDRVDFRFPQILVDGEQLEKTQATAVLHEMLQHIFHLFSTTGSRAAWDETLLDKFLLGLYQQLDDLETCLGKEAKAEQSALGSENSTLAVKRYFQRISLYLKEKDYSGCAWEVVRVEIRRCLLFMNKLTGKLSK; encoded by the coding sequence ATGGCCCTCCCAGTCTCTGTGCTGCTGGCCCTGGTGATGCTGGGCACtagccctgcctgccctctggGCTGTGACCCACCTCTGAGACAGGGCAATCAGGAAACCATCACACTTCTGAGTCAAATGGAGAGAATCTCCATTGTGTCGTGTCTGAAGGACAGGGTTGACTTCAGATTTCCTCAGATACTTGTGGATGGGGAACAGCTTGAGAAGACACAAGCCACAGCTGTGCTGCATGAGATGCTCCAGcacatcttccatctcttcagcACCACTGGCTCCCGTGCCGCTTGGGATGAGACCCTCCTGGACAAATTCCTCCTTGGCCTTTATCAACAGCTGGATGACCTGGAGACATGTTTGGGGAAGGAGGCGAAGGCGGAACAGTCAGCCCTGGGAAGTGAGAACTCCACGCTGGCTGTGAAGAGGTACTTCCAAAGAATCAGTCTGTATCTGAAAGAGAAAGACTACAGCGGCTGCGCCTGGGAGGTCGTCAGGGTGGAAATCAGAAGGTGCTTGCTCTTCATGAACAAGCTCACAGGAAAACTCAGCAAATAG
- the LOC124240636 gene encoding interferon omega-1 — MAFSVSSLMALVVISSSPVSSMSCDLPASLDLRKQETLRVLHQMETISPPSCLKHRTDFKFPQEQLDGSQFPEAQAMSVLQEMLQQTFNLFHTEHSFAAWNTTLLDRLLTGLHQQLEDLNTCLEQEMGEEESALGPVGPTLAVKRYFRGIYLYLTEKKYSGCAWEIVRVEIMRSFSSSANLQGRLGMKDGDLGSP; from the coding sequence ATGGCTTTCTCAGTGTCTTCCCTGATGGCACTGGTGGTGATCTCCTCCAGCCCCGTCTCCTCCATGAGCTGCGACCTGCCTGCGAGCCTTGACTTGAGAAAGCAGGAGACCCTCAGAGTTCTGCACCAAATGGAGAcaatctctcctccttcctgtctgaaGCACAGGACAGACTTCAAATTCCCCCAGGAGCAGCTGGATGGCAGCCAGTTCCCAGAGGCCCAGGCCATGTCTGTCCTCCAGGAGATGCTCCAGCAGACCTTCAACCTCTTCCACACAGAGCACTCCTTTGCTGCCTGGAACACGACTCTGCTGGACCGACTTCTCACGGGACTCCATCAGCAGCTGGAAGACCTCAACACCTGTTTGGAGcaggagatgggagaggaagaaTCTGCCCTGGGACCTGTGGGCCCTACACTGGCTGTGAAGAGGTACTTCAGGGGAATCTATCTGTACCtgacagagaagaaatacagtGGCTGTGCCTgggagattgtcagagtggaaaTCATGAGATCCTTCTCTTCATCAGCAAACCTGCAAGGAAGGTTAGGAATGAAGGATGGAGACCTGGGGTCACCTTGA